Within the Sarcophilus harrisii chromosome 2, mSarHar1.11, whole genome shotgun sequence genome, the region AAATGAGTGAAGCTTCTATTGTCAAAAACACCCCAGTCAGAAACCCTACGGAATACCCACCTATCTTTCTTAGCACCCAGCAAGAATCTAGGTCTTTCCCAAACCTCTTTTTTTAGAtgggagaaaaaatgaggaaaggctACCCCGAACCCAGGGACTTAGACTCAGTGCACAAATGGTCAAAACTCTCACATTAAAGCTTTACCAACCATTGTGCCTTTCAACCTGGGAAATCTCAGAGAtccaggggaaggggagaggaaggacaAGACTTTGGGGGAGACGAATGAATGATGAAAGGGCGTGCTTAGGCCATATcagacatcatcatcattagaaCCATTGAGCTCAATGAGAAGATACCACTTTAGCCTGTCAGGAAGAGGTAGGGCTTTGACCTTGACATCCACAGGCCAAGGTCGAAGCTGTTGGCGAATGTACACACGGCACAGATGTTTAAGGGGTGGGGGGCAGTACTCTAGTTGCTTTAAGGAAGCAAAAAGGGCTTTGATCTTTTCTGCCAGACAGCCAGCAGGGTTGACCTCAAAGTTGCTAGGCAGCTGGATTCTCTGGGAACTAGCTACCATGAGCTCCAAGACAGTCTCCGCTTTCTGTAGAAGTTCAGAGTGGCTGTCATCTTCAGGGCAGCCTGGATGGGAACAAAGTCTCTCAAATATAATATGGAAGCCAGACCAGCAAGATGGGCCATGGAGGGAGCAATTGTAggagactccagattccagaagGAAGCGCAGGAGTGGAAAGTGCAGCTTAAAGTTCTTGAGGCAGATATTGGTGAGAGATTCATGGGATGGGCATTCACTAGGGTCTGCTCCATGAGCAAGGAGTAACTGAGTAACCCGGAAGCAGAACCGGTTAATCATACGGGCCTCTTCTTTGTCACCTCCTACTGTTTCACCAAGTAGgaagataatgcatgtaaaaacCGTGTCACCATCTTTGGTAGTAGCCTTTACATTTGCTCCTGGAATATAAAAGGATCATGCTGCTAATAGGACaagtatataaatttaaaaagatcaatATATTCAGATAGTCATAGCAGATATAAACTTTAAATCAGAATGGTCAAATTGTGAATCCATCTGAAGAAACCAGTAAGGTTAGAAAGTGGGCTTCCATAACACCTAGCCCCAGTCACTCACCTCCTTCCAATAAGAGTCTGATGTTCTCGGTGTTATGGATTTGGACCCCGTCACTACTGGCTAGTGCATGAAGCAAAGCTGTCTTTCCTATAGAAGAAAAACACAGTAAATATATTTGACATGTAAAGGAGACTGGCTAACTAGAGGTAGTTTTATGTGCAAGAAGAGCTACTAATGAAAATACCCCACACATTCAGAGCTGCTGCTCTCCCAGATCCTCTCTAGTGCTGTTACATGGCATAAGGGAATAGTACtgaaagaattaataattttacaaaaCAAAGATATATTTCAAGAAAGGTATTTTTTGAGCTTAGGTCATGGAGTCTTAATCTGGTTTCTATaagaccctttctcagaatgttttaaaatgtatcaaatacattaggattacaaagaaaacccattatactgaaatttattttaaaacagcaGCCTAAGGTGTTCTCTAAACCTTGGGCTAGCCTAGTAGCCCACAAAAGATAAGCAAATCCCAAGGTACAACCCTGAATCCAGCTCTGGTGTCTGAAGCCCAAGGAAGGGCTGGAAGAGACATGGGGAAACAATTAAGTACAGCCGTTTCCTTTTTAGTATGCTTTGCCAGCTATGGGAAGATAAAGCTTTGTATGTTAGGAGTTCCTTTGAAAAGAATTACTtgacattgaggaaaaaatggaTGCTGAGTATCTTATTTAGGGCTAAATTAGGACAGATAACCAGAATAGAACCATGGGCCTGTGCTTTTATCAATAAACCACCACCCACTACAGAGTTCCGTTTTtttgtgtgggggtgggggggtgggagggacaGATTTATATTCATAGTCATGAATCCTTCAAGAGCTACCAACCATGCTTGTCAGCTGCATTAACATCAGCCCCAAGGTCCAGGAGTCGTTGCAAGCAGGGTAGTCGCTCAGGTTCCTCACTGGCCAAGTCCAGGGGGCTGCTCTCATGGATCTGAGCAAGAACAATACAAGTGGGGCGGTTAGCCAAAACCTACCAATGATACCTGGGATGGGGCAAGGGAATTTGGGAGGGGTATGGAGTTAGGACTATAAAGAATCAATCTAGGTGATGTTCCTGGTGATGGGACATGAAAAAACTTTGGAGAAATGCCATGCTCACTGGCTATAATCTATAAAGATAGTTGCCAACTACCAAGCTTTTTCACCCTTTATCCCTGAACCAGCATACCCGATCTCTCCTGTTAATGTCAGCCCCATGATGCACCAACAGCTCTACCATGTCAGGTTGGTTGCGGAGGACAGCAATGTGTAGAGCAGTGTAGTAAGTGACAGGATCTAAAGACAAAGAGGCTATGAGATTTCAATGTCCAAAGCAAC harbors:
- the ASB6 gene encoding ankyrin repeat and SOCS box protein 6: MQESPLETEEATTMPFLHGFRRIIFEYQPLVDTILGSLGIQDPDRQDSLESPTYLADDGSRVLVLNELLEREAHSPFYQEGVSYSLLKMAELGLTHAADTLLQNGANLNFEDPVTYYTALHIAVLRNQPDMVELLVHHGADINRRDRIHESSPLDLASEEPERLPCLQRLLDLGADVNAADKHGKTALLHALASSDGVQIHNTENIRLLLEGGANVKATTKDGDTVFTCIIFLLGETVGGDKEEARMINRFCFRVTQLLLAHGADPSECPSHESLTNICLKNFKLHFPLLRFLLESGVSYNCSLHGPSCWSGFHIIFERLCSHPGCPEDDSHSELLQKAETVLELMVASSQRIQLPSNFEVNPAGCLAEKIKALFASLKQLEYCPPPLKHLCRVYIRQQLRPWPVDVKVKALPLPDRLKWYLLIELNGSNDDDV